Proteins from a genomic interval of Actinoalloteichus hymeniacidonis:
- a CDS encoding alpha/beta fold hydrolase, producing MPRTNRWVTVVCTAMAVLLTSASCTVGGSERPPVPLLLDESEQESFDTDVEVEVPVPDLQVPQSSRLQWADCTEVIRARMGGTGPTDTTYDCAQLVAPLEAPGLPGMGSTPVNLMRVGDGPTPLVVVNDVAGEPGTLFAARLAETLSPELLSTFSIIGMDRRGTGSSFDTSCVPPDDRTTALSYSPRAATPEELAGLQNATETAAKECTLILDELTRAFDGIRSAGDLEQLRAELDLDRLHAIGRGEGSQVLANYAQRFPETVGRLILDGAPDPNLDAIGLAEERARSAEAVLDAFLTECANRPDCPLGTDPSAALRELLDRLAEQPLITDGPPLTEGLAINAILLGLGDRASWPGLADRIAQAGDGSGDGLLELVAPLLGSVNGDQARFEAMLINGCNDTRDRIPPTRVAELVTEWSGRHAHFGGIMAQQLMLCSSWPIPAEEPEIADTDALPPIPVIATALDPVTPGLGTANAAEALSSSVLVDWQGAGHGALGASTCATEIAEDYLVDGALPDETVVCPP from the coding sequence GTGCCGCGAACGAATCGGTGGGTCACCGTGGTGTGCACCGCGATGGCCGTGCTTCTCACCTCGGCTTCCTGCACGGTCGGCGGATCCGAACGGCCGCCCGTGCCGCTGTTGCTCGACGAGTCCGAGCAGGAGAGCTTCGATACCGACGTCGAGGTCGAGGTGCCGGTGCCCGATCTGCAGGTTCCCCAGAGCAGCCGACTCCAGTGGGCGGACTGCACCGAGGTGATCAGGGCGCGGATGGGCGGAACCGGACCTACCGACACCACCTATGACTGCGCTCAACTCGTCGCGCCGCTGGAGGCCCCCGGGCTACCCGGGATGGGTTCGACTCCGGTGAATCTGATGCGGGTCGGTGACGGGCCGACCCCGCTGGTGGTGGTCAACGACGTGGCCGGTGAGCCGGGCACCCTGTTCGCCGCGCGATTGGCCGAGACACTGTCACCCGAACTGTTGTCGACCTTCTCGATCATCGGAATGGACCGAAGAGGCACCGGAAGCTCCTTCGACACCAGCTGCGTACCGCCCGACGACCGCACCACCGCGCTGTCCTACAGCCCTCGGGCCGCCACCCCCGAGGAGCTGGCCGGCCTGCAGAACGCCACCGAGACCGCCGCGAAGGAATGCACGCTCATCCTGGACGAGCTGACCAGGGCATTCGATGGAATCCGTTCGGCTGGGGATCTCGAACAGCTCCGGGCCGAACTCGACCTGGATCGGCTGCATGCCATCGGTCGGGGCGAGGGCTCCCAGGTGTTGGCCAACTACGCCCAGCGGTTTCCCGAGACGGTCGGCAGGCTGATCCTCGATGGCGCGCCGGATCCGAATCTCGACGCGATCGGACTCGCCGAGGAACGGGCCCGCTCCGCAGAGGCGGTGTTGGACGCCTTCCTGACCGAGTGCGCGAATCGTCCGGACTGTCCGCTCGGAACGGACCCGTCGGCGGCATTGCGCGAGCTACTCGACCGTCTTGCCGAACAGCCGTTGATCACCGACGGGCCGCCGCTCACCGAGGGATTGGCGATCAATGCCATCCTGCTCGGGCTCGGTGACCGGGCATCCTGGCCCGGATTGGCGGACCGGATCGCTCAGGCCGGGGACGGCTCGGGCGACGGCCTCCTGGAACTGGTCGCCCCGCTGTTGGGCTCGGTCAACGGTGACCAGGCACGCTTCGAGGCCATGCTGATCAACGGTTGCAACGACACACGCGATCGGATTCCGCCGACGCGGGTGGCCGAGCTGGTCACCGAGTGGAGCGGTCGGCATGCCCATTTCGGCGGGATCATGGCGCAACAGCTGATGCTGTGCAGTTCATGGCCCATTCCCGCCGAGGAACCCGAGATCGCGGACACGGACGCGCTGCCGCCGATCCCGGTGATCGCCACCGCCCTCGACCCGGTCACCCCGGGTCTGGGCACCGCCAATGCAGCCGAGGCACTGTCGAGCAGTGTGTTGGTGGACTGGCAGGGCGCCGGGCATGGAGCGCTCGGTGCCTCGACCTGCGCCACGGAGATCGCCGAGGACTACCTCGTCGACGGCGCACTGCCTGACGAGACGGTCGTCTGCCCGCCGTGA
- a CDS encoding ATP-dependent DNA ligase yields MALPLSSPIEPMLASPASELPVGDYLFEPKWDGFRCLVFRAGEEILLQSRTGRSLNRYFPEVLDRLAEALPEDVVLDGELVVARAGRLDFDALGERIHPAQSRVRMLAEATPAEFIAFDILALGSRDLRGEPLSLRRDLLVDFDARVGGSALRLTPATTDPDTALVWFDLFEGAGLDGVVCKLLDGGYTPGRRSMIKIKHERTADCVVAGLRWHAKTPPGTAVGSLLLGLYDDHRVLHHVGVVGAFTAARRRALAEEFDGLRIDRDSDGGVEATEEHPWLGEHASDGRRVPGGESRWRKGSAQWVPLRPERVVEVAYDHTEGAEPARFRHTTRFRRWRPDREPATCRYDQLDEPVRYDVNAVLAGEVRQQPGS; encoded by the coding sequence ATGGCGCTTCCACTGTCCTCGCCGATCGAGCCGATGTTGGCGAGCCCGGCCTCGGAACTCCCCGTGGGCGACTATCTGTTCGAGCCCAAGTGGGACGGCTTCCGCTGTCTGGTGTTCCGCGCGGGTGAGGAGATCCTGTTGCAGTCCCGCACCGGGCGCTCGTTGAATCGGTATTTCCCCGAGGTCCTCGATCGCTTGGCCGAGGCGCTACCCGAGGATGTCGTCCTCGACGGCGAGTTGGTGGTCGCCCGAGCGGGCCGGTTGGATTTCGACGCCCTCGGTGAGCGAATCCATCCGGCTCAGAGCCGGGTTCGCATGCTCGCCGAGGCCACCCCCGCCGAGTTCATCGCTTTCGACATTCTGGCGCTCGGCAGCCGGGACCTACGTGGTGAGCCCTTGAGCCTGCGGCGCGACCTGCTCGTCGATTTCGACGCCCGAGTTGGTGGCTCGGCGCTGCGACTGACCCCGGCGACCACCGATCCCGATACGGCGCTGGTCTGGTTCGATCTGTTCGAGGGCGCCGGTCTGGACGGCGTGGTCTGCAAGCTGCTGGACGGTGGTTACACCCCAGGGCGCCGCAGCATGATCAAGATCAAGCACGAGCGGACCGCCGATTGTGTGGTCGCCGGGCTGCGCTGGCACGCCAAGACACCGCCCGGTACGGCGGTGGGTTCGCTGTTGCTCGGGTTGTACGACGACCACCGGGTGCTGCACCACGTCGGTGTGGTCGGCGCCTTCACGGCGGCGAGACGGCGAGCGCTGGCCGAGGAATTCGACGGACTCCGGATCGACCGCGATTCCGACGGCGGTGTCGAGGCCACCGAGGAGCATCCCTGGCTCGGCGAGCACGCCTCGGACGGACGGCGGGTTCCTGGCGGGGAGAGTCGGTGGCGCAAGGGCAGCGCGCAATGGGTGCCGCTGCGGCCGGAGCGCGTGGTCGAGGTCGCCTACGACCACACCGAGGGGGCCGAGCCCGCCCGATTCCGACACACCACCCGGTTCCGCCGCTGGCGGCCGGATCGCGAGCCGGCAACGTGTCGGTACGACCAGTTGGACGAGCCGGTCCGCTACGACGTGAACGCCGTACTCGCCGGGGAGGTCCGGCAGCAGCCGGGATCCTGA
- a CDS encoding DUF6286 domain-containing protein, which produces MRLLVRLLAILIGLVLAIMGALLLLEIGWTRLRPASDPLIVPWRAWLDLGGELSWSAGTPTLASLLAIGVGALLCVAAIMARRRVLHLHDPGPDVSVTTSGRSIARLIVRRVRAEDGVSDVWVNADHRHIRVRAVGSDDEDGELLPRLQLLIRDVVADLPLREYPRVSVALRAPRSRR; this is translated from the coding sequence ATGCGACTGCTCGTCCGACTGCTCGCCATCCTGATCGGCTTGGTCCTCGCCATCATGGGAGCACTACTGCTGCTGGAGATCGGCTGGACCCGGCTGCGCCCTGCCTCCGATCCGCTGATCGTCCCGTGGCGCGCCTGGCTCGATCTGGGCGGCGAACTCTCCTGGTCGGCTGGAACGCCGACCCTGGCCTCGCTGCTGGCGATCGGGGTGGGTGCGTTGCTGTGCGTGGCGGCGATCATGGCGCGACGTCGGGTGCTGCACCTGCACGATCCGGGCCCGGATGTCTCGGTCACCACCTCCGGTCGCTCGATAGCCAGGCTGATCGTGCGCCGGGTGCGCGCCGAGGACGGGGTCTCGGATGTCTGGGTCAACGCCGACCATCGGCATATCCGGGTGCGCGCCGTCGGCTCCGATGACGAGGACGGCGAGCTGTTGCCCCGGCTCCAGCTCCTCATCCGCGACGTAGTGGCCGATCTCCCGCTGCGCGAGTATCCGAGGGTCTCGGTGGCATTGCGGGCGCCCAGGTCACGTCGATGA
- a CDS encoding Asp23/Gls24 family envelope stress response protein: protein MSTVADHEGRLPRPAAGTITSTAPATETGTDSTKSTGARRSRLDRRRNRSRPDDRGRREEQTAPPQESRPVGTTALVEAGGRPRPSTTSEAGTLTIAPGVVRTVARCAAEQVPEVLTDRQHGGRRVLVRTWTDPATAAGLRVRLEVTLRYPCDIRAAAWQVRERVVAEVGRITGISVLSVEVVVSGLRPETRRVR from the coding sequence TTGAGCACCGTCGCCGACCACGAGGGCAGGCTCCCCCGGCCTGCGGCCGGGACCATCACCTCCACCGCGCCGGCGACGGAGACCGGCACGGACTCGACGAAGTCCACCGGTGCACGACGATCCCGGTTGGACCGCAGACGAAACCGGTCCCGACCCGATGATCGAGGCCGCCGCGAGGAGCAGACCGCCCCGCCGCAGGAGTCGCGGCCCGTCGGCACGACGGCACTGGTCGAGGCAGGCGGGCGCCCACGACCGTCGACGACCTCGGAGGCGGGCACGCTCACCATCGCCCCCGGCGTCGTGCGCACCGTGGCCAGGTGCGCCGCCGAACAGGTCCCCGAGGTGTTGACCGATCGGCAGCACGGCGGACGACGGGTACTGGTTCGAACCTGGACCGATCCCGCGACGGCGGCCGGCCTGCGGGTCCGACTCGAGGTGACCCTGCGCTATCCCTGCGACATTCGCGCCGCCGCCTGGCAGGTGCGCGAGCGGGTGGTCGCCGAGGTCGGTCGGATCACCGGGATCTCGGTGCTGTCGGTCGAGGTCGTCGTGTCCGGACTGCGCCCGGAGACCCGTCGCGTCCGCTGA
- a CDS encoding Asp23/Gls24 family envelope stress response protein, whose product MPSGSAQAWGTSERGPGKTSISPAVVQKVAGIAAREITGVAAMGGGVSRAFGAIRERIPGGGTSATAGVQVEVGERQAAVDLDVIVEYGVSIAELARAVRRNVTTAVERMTGLEVIEVNIAVNDIRLPEEDRPEPAAPRVE is encoded by the coding sequence CTGCCGAGCGGTTCGGCCCAGGCCTGGGGAACCTCGGAGCGCGGGCCGGGCAAGACCAGCATCTCGCCCGCCGTGGTGCAGAAGGTCGCGGGCATCGCGGCCAGGGAGATCACCGGGGTGGCCGCGATGGGCGGCGGTGTCTCCCGCGCCTTCGGCGCCATTCGGGAACGCATCCCCGGCGGAGGCACGTCGGCCACCGCAGGAGTCCAGGTGGAGGTCGGCGAGCGCCAGGCCGCCGTGGACCTGGACGTCATCGTCGAATACGGCGTCTCGATCGCGGAGCTGGCCAGAGCGGTGCGTCGTAACGTCACCACGGCCGTCGAGCGGATGACCGGGCTGGAGGTCATCGAGGTCAACATCGCGGTGAACGACATCCGGCTGCCGGAAGAGGACCGGCCCGAGCCCGCCGCTCCCCGAGTCGAATGA
- a CDS encoding pyrimidine reductase family protein codes for MQRLFPSTPAAGTEEALTELEVEAAYAYPEPLDRPWLRVNFVSSLDGAVSAGDGRSRALSSPADRRILALLRDLSDVILVGAGTAITEGYQGVRPREVRANRRARLRLSPLPPIAVVTASGDIDPASPLIGQATAQTIVFTTSAAPWARRAALTEAGADVVVVGTDTVDLSELRAELDRRELRRICCEGGPRLLGSLIEADLVDELCLTMAPLLEGGAAPRISAAAPPVAPPRSMTLRSVLHADGQLFLRHVRDLD; via the coding sequence GTGCAGCGTCTCTTCCCCAGCACCCCCGCCGCCGGTACCGAGGAGGCCTTGACCGAACTCGAGGTCGAGGCGGCCTACGCCTACCCGGAACCACTGGACCGGCCCTGGTTGCGGGTCAACTTCGTGAGCAGTCTCGATGGCGCTGTCAGTGCAGGTGACGGCAGGTCGCGGGCACTGTCCAGCCCTGCCGACCGGCGGATACTGGCCCTGCTGCGCGACCTGTCCGACGTGATCCTGGTCGGCGCGGGCACGGCGATCACGGAGGGCTATCAGGGGGTGCGCCCCCGGGAGGTCCGAGCCAACCGACGCGCCCGACTGAGACTAAGCCCACTACCGCCGATCGCGGTGGTGACGGCCAGCGGCGACATCGACCCCGCGAGCCCGCTGATCGGTCAGGCCACCGCGCAGACCATCGTGTTCACCACCTCCGCCGCGCCCTGGGCCCGGCGGGCGGCACTGACCGAGGCGGGCGCCGACGTCGTGGTCGTCGGGACCGACACCGTCGACCTGTCCGAGCTGCGCGCCGAACTGGACCGGCGAGAGCTGCGCCGCATCTGCTGCGAAGGCGGGCCCCGGTTGTTGGGCTCGCTGATCGAGGCCGATCTGGTGGATGAACTCTGCCTCACCATGGCGCCGCTGTTGGAGGGCGGCGCGGCCCCCCGGATCTCGGCGGCGGCTCCCCCGGTGGCCCCACCGAGGTCGATGACGCTGCGCTCGGTACTGCATGCCGACGGGCAGCTCTTCCTCCGGCATGTCAGGGATCTCGACTGA
- the zapE gene encoding cell division protein ZapE: protein MPAIHLTDRAPEVGADELVAAMCPPPRFDGVRFDTYLPDPAQPSQSAALASCREFAGRIGTAPARRSWWRSLTGGERKPAGKPGLYLDGVFGVGKTHLLAAIWHAVPAPKAFGTFVELTHLVGALGFAETVRRLSGYRLLAIDEFELDDPGDTMLVTRLIAELTSAGVCVAATSNTLPDRLGEGRFAAGDFLREIHAMAERFEIVRVDGADYRHRGLPDAPDPVSDAELLARASAAPGASYDDFDALCAHLGTLHPSRYGKLVEGVSIVHLRGVRPATGQDVALRLVSFADRLYDRAVPVVVSGTPVSKLFTEEMLRGGYRKKYLRAISRLISLSRVSTDLDAEDVSPAPASPLRPA from the coding sequence ATGCCCGCCATCCATCTGACCGACCGTGCTCCCGAGGTCGGCGCGGACGAGCTGGTGGCGGCGATGTGTCCGCCCCCGAGATTCGACGGCGTCCGATTCGATACCTACCTGCCCGACCCGGCGCAGCCGAGCCAGTCGGCGGCGTTGGCCTCGTGCCGGGAGTTCGCCGGTCGGATCGGTACCGCGCCCGCACGACGGTCGTGGTGGCGATCGTTGACCGGTGGTGAACGCAAGCCCGCAGGCAAGCCAGGACTGTATCTCGACGGTGTCTTCGGCGTCGGCAAGACCCACTTGCTCGCCGCGATCTGGCATGCGGTTCCGGCGCCGAAGGCCTTCGGCACCTTCGTTGAACTCACCCACCTGGTCGGTGCGCTGGGCTTCGCCGAGACGGTCCGGCGGCTGTCGGGCTACCGGTTGCTGGCGATCGACGAGTTCGAGCTGGACGATCCGGGGGACACCATGCTGGTCACCCGGTTGATCGCCGAGCTGACCTCGGCGGGCGTGTGCGTCGCGGCGACGTCGAACACCCTGCCGGATCGACTCGGCGAAGGCCGGTTCGCCGCCGGCGACTTCCTTCGCGAGATCCACGCGATGGCCGAGCGCTTCGAGATCGTGCGGGTCGACGGAGCCGATTACCGACATCGCGGGCTGCCCGACGCGCCCGATCCGGTCTCGGACGCCGAACTGCTGGCGCGAGCCTCGGCCGCGCCCGGCGCGAGCTACGACGACTTCGACGCGTTGTGCGCACACCTCGGCACGCTGCATCCCTCGCGTTACGGCAAGTTGGTCGAGGGCGTGAGCATCGTGCACCTGCGTGGGGTCCGACCGGCCACCGGGCAGGACGTCGCCCTGCGGTTGGTGTCCTTCGCCGACCGGCTCTATGACCGCGCGGTGCCGGTGGTGGTCTCCGGAACGCCGGTCTCGAAGCTGTTCACCGAGGAGATGCTGCGCGGTGGTTACCGCAAGAAGTACCTCCGGGCGATCAGCCGGTTGATCTCGCTGTCGCGGGTCTCGACGGACCTCGACGCCGAGGACGTCTCTCCGGCGCCCGCCTCGCCGCTGCGACCGGCCTGA
- the rocD gene encoding ornithine--oxo-acid transaminase — translation MTASTRNAITASASDGTVGPLSANEYIALDEQWSTHNYHPLPVVIADAAGAWVTDVHGRRYLDLLAGYSALNFGHRHPDLVAAAVEQLGRVTLTSRAFHHDQLGLFCRELAELTETELVLPMNSGAEAVESAIKVARKWAYQVKGVPDGRAEIIVAGSNFHGRTTTIVSFSTDPTARADFGPFTPGFVVVDYGSAQAVGEAITDRTAAVLVEPIQGEAGVVVPPAGYLAELRALCDANQVLLIADEIQSGLARTGELLASAADGVRADLYTLGKALGGGIVPVSAVVGSREVLGVLRPGEHGSTFGGNPLACAVGRAVIRLLATGEFQQRSRELGDHLHRRLAELIGHGVTSVRGRGLWAGVEIAPEGPTGREATAALLDRGVLCKETQDTTLRIAPPLVITEAELDSGIDAIGEVLAG, via the coding sequence ATGACGGCGAGCACCAGGAATGCGATCACGGCATCGGCGAGCGACGGGACGGTCGGGCCGCTGTCGGCGAACGAGTACATCGCACTCGACGAGCAGTGGAGTACGCACAACTACCATCCGCTTCCGGTGGTCATCGCCGACGCGGCGGGCGCATGGGTCACCGACGTGCACGGCAGGCGCTACCTCGATCTGCTCGCGGGCTACTCGGCACTGAACTTCGGCCATCGGCATCCGGATCTCGTCGCGGCGGCCGTCGAGCAACTGGGCAGGGTGACGCTGACGAGCCGGGCCTTCCATCACGATCAGCTCGGCCTGTTCTGCCGGGAACTGGCCGAGCTCACCGAGACGGAACTGGTGCTGCCGATGAATTCCGGCGCCGAGGCCGTGGAATCAGCCATCAAGGTGGCCAGGAAATGGGCCTACCAGGTCAAGGGGGTTCCCGACGGCCGAGCCGAGATCATCGTCGCCGGATCGAACTTCCACGGCCGCACGACCACCATCGTCTCCTTCTCCACCGACCCGACCGCACGGGCCGACTTCGGTCCGTTCACCCCGGGTTTCGTCGTGGTGGACTACGGCTCGGCGCAGGCCGTCGGCGAGGCGATCACCGACCGCACCGCCGCCGTGCTCGTGGAACCGATCCAGGGCGAGGCCGGTGTGGTGGTCCCCCCAGCGGGCTACCTGGCGGAGCTTCGCGCGCTCTGCGATGCCAACCAGGTGTTGCTGATCGCCGATGAGATCCAGTCCGGGCTTGCCAGGACGGGTGAGCTGCTGGCCAGCGCCGCCGATGGCGTGCGAGCCGATCTCTACACCCTCGGCAAGGCCTTGGGCGGCGGAATCGTGCCGGTCTCGGCCGTGGTCGGCAGTCGAGAGGTCCTCGGAGTCCTTCGCCCCGGCGAGCACGGTTCGACCTTCGGCGGCAACCCGTTGGCCTGCGCCGTCGGGCGGGCGGTCATCCGATTGCTGGCCACCGGCGAGTTCCAACAGCGCTCCAGGGAACTGGGCGACCATCTGCACCGACGCCTGGCCGAACTGATCGGCCACGGTGTCACCTCGGTCCGAGGGCGCGGGCTGTGGGCGGGGGTGGAGATCGCTCCCGAGGGCCCGACCGGGCGGGAGGCCACCGCCGCACTGCTCGATCGAGGCGTGCTGTGCAAGGAAACCCAGGACACGACCTTGCGCATCGCTCCGCCGCTGGTGATCACCGAGGCGGAGTTGGATTCCGGTATCGACGCGATCGGCGAGGTCCTCGCAGGCTGA
- a CDS encoding SGNH/GDSL hydrolase family protein gives MALTLGAPAALADSDPVDYVALGDSYASGTGIGNYHPDSGGCQRSPGAYPELWAAANDVSSFTFAACSGAVTDDVLANQLGGLNADTDLVSLSIGGNDAGFVEVISTCTLLTTEACQSAVNRANTFIETELPTKLDNTYGAIGAAAPNAQVVVLGYPRLYELGGNCVISETKRTMLNETADLLSDVTAARVSAAGYSYVDVRDTFAGRGVCSASPWINGIYWPIGESFHPNAAGHTNAYLPAFSAAAPTSSTAVLAAG, from the coding sequence ATGGCCCTCACCCTCGGCGCACCGGCCGCCTTGGCCGACTCGGACCCCGTCGACTACGTCGCCCTCGGCGATTCCTATGCCTCCGGCACGGGAATCGGCAACTATCACCCGGATAGTGGGGGCTGCCAACGCAGTCCGGGCGCCTACCCAGAGCTATGGGCGGCCGCCAACGACGTCTCCTCCTTCACGTTCGCGGCCTGCTCCGGCGCGGTCACCGATGACGTGCTCGCCAACCAGCTCGGCGGGCTCAACGCCGACACCGACCTGGTGAGCCTGTCCATCGGCGGCAACGACGCGGGATTCGTCGAGGTCATCAGCACCTGCACGCTCCTGACCACCGAGGCCTGCCAGTCGGCGGTCAACCGGGCGAACACCTTCATCGAGACCGAGCTGCCCACCAAGCTGGACAACACCTACGGGGCCATCGGCGCGGCCGCCCCCAACGCCCAGGTCGTCGTGCTCGGCTACCCGAGGCTCTACGAACTCGGCGGCAACTGCGTCATCTCCGAGACCAAGCGGACGATGCTGAACGAGACCGCCGACCTGCTCTCCGACGTCACCGCCGCCCGGGTCAGCGCGGCCGGATACTCCTATGTCGACGTACGCGACACCTTCGCGGGCCGGGGAGTCTGCTCCGCCAGCCCGTGGATCAACGGCATCTACTGGCCGATCGGTGAGTCCTTCCACCCCAACGCCGCAGGCCACACCAACGCCTACCTGCCCGCGTTCAGCGCGGCGGCGCCGACCTCCTCC